ttagagttttagtgtttagatttagggtttaaaatttaatgttttagtgttTATGTTTTAAGGTTAGGCCCAAAAAAGCcactaaaaacctgttttgctgCAGTGATGGGAATCATTTTAAGATTGTAGAGTACAATTAACTCTATTATTTTgggaaaaagattaaatagCAGTAGTAATAGCTCTATCAAGATAACCTTATggaatcaaaatagaaaataaaaagataaaagtatCTAAACTCAAACCGGCCAAATTATGAGCTACTAAATTCTTCTACCATTGACAAAACGAAAggtatatattcaaaatttctgtatttttttttacatttgaaatttagttaatttatttttatttttagaaatttaggattttaaagTTCAAGGCTAAttgttaatatcattaaaattctttaattaaatttacatgtttgatattttgaaaataaaaatactaatttggtagccatgaaataaaaaaaaaaaagacattataatgtacttgaatttaatagaagaattttaacagTATAAACAAATGGAATTGCATTTTTAAATTCGAAattagagggactaaattccaaatgtatGAAAATCATAGGGATTTAGATCagattttaaccaaaattcGACTGCATGGAGAAGGCTGCCTGCATAAGTTTTCGCCTACGTAAAAGGGTAGTGAACTATTTATAGCTCTTAAAAGTTACTAAGTTTGAGCAACGCTGAGGACAATTCTTATAGtactataataaaaagaaatggtgatcaagcaaaaaaaaagtttagatgaTGGAACcgatttttatgcttttgtgaAGCTTTTTTACTAGTTGGGTACAAAACCAGGAATAAACATGTGGATAACTTGACAGGCAAGTTATGCAACAATGTTGGAGATGTTTGAAAGCCTTGGAGTTGATGTGGAGACATCTGATGTTTCATTCTCTGTTAGCCATGACAAAGGCAATGGCTATGAATGGTCCAGCCAATATGGTTTTTCAAACTACTTTGCTCAAAAGAAGAAACTGTTGAATCCTTTCAACTGGCGAAACCTCAGAGAGATTATCAAGTTCGGGAATGATGTCGAGAGCTTTGCCATTTCTCTTGCCGGTCATCGGACCTCTTTTGGCTACCGCTTatgtttttctttacttttggaCTTGTGTTGCAGCTACCTTGAATTGCTTGAGAACAACCCAGACATTGATCGTAATGAAACCTTCGGACAGTTTTTAAAGTCAAGGGGTTACTCGGAAAATTTCCAGAACAATTATCTGGTGAGTTGCTGaaggatttatatatatatatatatatatttataccaacTTATAGGgattaattaataacaatattgaaattttacagGCTCCCATATGTGGTGCAATGTGGTCCAGCTCCAGGAAAGATGTTATGAGCTTTTCAGCCTTCTCCGTTCTTTCATTTTGGCGTACTCACCACTTATACCAGGTGTCTGATTAGTTTCCAAAACGGATGCTACTTAGTGATTATACAATTCATGCAAGCTCTACCTATGGCTATCACAATCATTGTCCCGATCACTAACCGTTATGcgatttggtttttttttttttttttcacttccaTCTGCAGCTATTTGGACAGCCGCAGTGGTTGACTATCAGAAGGCACtcatattttgttaaaagggTGCGTATTTCTAGTCTTTCAAGCTCTCTGACTCCCttatattttcatcttatttgTGAAATAGGTTGTTCAAAAGTGTAAAACTTAAGGTTCTATTGATGAAACTAATTAAAACTATGTTccaattcaataaaatcagGTCAGAGATATGCTGGAGAGTAGAGGTTGTCTATTTAAACTTGCTTGTCAAGTACAAAGTGTTTTGCCTGCTGATAATGGTGAGTACTTTCTTTGAGCACCATTTTCTTGCAAATTCCAATTTAGATGCAAGACTTTTTTCCTATCATAGGTTTACAGACCtctgaaatttttttgtataaatggATTAACAGGTACCACTGTGGTCCGTGGAGATGGTTTCAGAGAAACTTACAATGGATGCATATTGGCTGTTTCTGCTTCCAAAGCCTTAAGACTCTTAGAAAACCCAACATTTGAAGAAAAGAGAGTGTTGGGTGCATTCCAATATGCTTCTAGGTACTAGAATTTACACTACCTCTTTGATCTATATGTCTTAACGTTAGTGTGCATATATAATCTTTTTAACatgtgaaattttcaatgtcatcattgacatgaattttttaaatacctAAAGTCCCTTTTATTTGGAACTCTCCATTGTTTTCTTGATGCTTCTCATGACATAGATGCCATTATATCTAATTTTGCTCCCTTTATAGCATGGTACATATACTTTCACTGACACAAGAACATTAAGATCAGATGTAAGAGCCTCTCTTACAAAAGCATAAGGAATTTGATATGCTTTAAAATGTCGTAGTTCATTAGAAGGCAGGACCTTCTTTCTTCTAAACCTTACTACATAAAGTTGTTTCCATTGGCAGTGATATCTACCTTCACCGTGATAGTAATTTAATGCCTAAGGACAGATCAGCTTGGAGTGCACTGAATTTTCTCAATGGTAGAGAAAATAAAGCATGCTTAACATACTGGCTCAATGCGCTACAGGTATGTGGCAACTTCTCTGTAGATATTAAGCTAACGATTTTCATAACTATTTCAGAAtcagaaatgaaaaaaaaatagtttgttGTGCCTAACATCTAGGGAAGCACAAAAGAATCTTGTAAGATACCATGTATCTCATCAGAATTACTAAAATACTTGGTTGTTTATCAAGTTATAACTGAAGTAATGCTACCTTGTTGCTGTTGCATCTTTCAGAAAGTTGGGAAAACAAGTCAGCCATTTTTTCTGACTGTCAACCCACACAATACCCCAAATGATACCTTGCTTAAGTGGTCGACTAGCTGTGCAATTCCCTCTGTTGCTGCATCAAAAGGTTCACTTGAGCTTGGTCAGATTCAGGGGAAGAGAGGAATCTGGTTCTGTGGTGAGATCTTTCCTCATGAAATTAGATGACCTTATTACTTTTATTGCCTGACATTTTGGCCATAGTTTTATGAGGTTCAACCACTTGGGGAGAAGTAATTTATCAGCGGAAGAAATTGGCTCTTTTAGTATTCTTCTAGTTCTAGTTTTAGTTCATGTAGATTGTCAGTGAAGTATTTTTGCTACTGTCATTGTGCTGTACTTTTATATTCCTTGTATTCTAAAACCTTCATTAGCTTGACAGATGACTATTATTAGTGTTTTCATTATAAGATAACAATGAATCATGTCAACTGCCTCCACTCTAAGCATCTATTTACAATTCTTTCAGGCTATGACTTCCATGAGGATGAATTAAAGGTAACTGATCTAGTTATTTCTTGCTTATTTCTAAATCATGGTTCAATTTTATTTCAGTAAGATAAATGCCTTTAGTTTAGGCTACAACGAAATTACAAGTTCATTAATAGCATATGAAATGCTTATGTAAATCttatttatattatactttGAATCCAATGATTTATGTAATTTGAATTTAAGAATCATTGTCctatttcaagaaattttctcATAAGGTGCTCTTCTTCTCAGGCTGGTATGGATGCTGCACATGGTATCTTGGGAAAGCATTCTTCTGTTGTGTACAGTCCAAAGCATTTGTCACCTTCTTTCATGGAAACAATGGCATGCCTCTTTGTTGCTAAATTCTTTCAACAATATGTATCAGCAGGCTGCATAATGTGAGTtcttaaaaacaatcacttaaTGGTTTTACCATTTTGTTATTTCAGTGCATGTTTTCCTCCTTGAATTTGACACAATTTACTGTGTTGCATTCACCAGTTTCTTAGAGGAACGAGGCAGAATTTTCACTTTCAAAGGGAACATGGAAAAGTGTCCTCTTAAATCTGTTCTGAAAGTGCACAATCCTCAGTTTTACTGGAGGGTAGACACTTGACATTACTTACTCCTAATTCATGTTtgctatttattttgttatctaATTGAACTTCCCATCAAGTTGGATTAGTAGTTAACATTAAAATctattgccttttgttttacACAATTTGATTATTGGCACTCTAAGGCACACACTTTTGTCACCACTTCTGATCAGTATTGTATGTATTTTCCCTCAGATCATGAAAGAAGCTGATCTAGGCCTTGCAGATGCATATATCAATGgggatttttcttttgttgataaGGACAAAGGTCTTCTTAATCTTTTCCAGGTAAGAAAAGGTTATTGAGATGTGTTAGTACTATAAACACAATGCAATTTAGGTACTGATAATTTATCAGAATCTTCGCTGATAACTTTTGCAGATACTTGTTGTCAATAAAGAGTTGAACTCGGCTGCCTCAGGATCGAATAAAAGAAGGTTTAGTATAGCTTGAAGAAGAATCTGGACTGAAAttccaataaataattttggtttattaaGCATTGACACTGAATTGGTTGCAGGACTTGGTTGTCACCTGCACTGTTCACTGCTAGTATATCATCTGCAAAGTATTTCACTAAGCATCTCTTGAGGCAAAACACTGTTACACAGGCTCGCAGGAACATTTCTCGTCATTATGATCTGGTAAGTGATCATGACTCTGATTTCAAGATATTAGAACTGTTGGAATATCTTTTTGTAGAATTcaattatgtttatgtttacaCTCAGCTTGTGCTGCTTAAATAACAATCAGTTAGGTTGCATGAGAATGGTGTCATAAGTCATAACCAGGATCTGAAACTTGTTTTCATCAGTTACACCTGCTGCTAATTGATTACTATGGATTATATGTTTCCATGTTTGAGCTTTGAGGCCCAAGAATAAGAATTTCCTTGATCATAGAGGGGTTCTTTTGTTCACAATGCCTAATTGCAACaggatttaattaaatcaaagcTAAGGAATTCTTTGCAAATTGCGTTTGCAGGGTAATGAACTTTTCACTCTATACTTGGGTGAAACGATGCAATACTCTTCTGGAGTTTTTAAGGTCAGGATCCCAACTTCTATGAatctttttcttgaaaaatgcaTGAACAAAGGACTCTTCCATTGGGATTTTATCTTCTCCTAGCGTTGTGACACTAATATTAAGTGACTTTATAGACCGGCGAAGAACATTTGGACGTTGCACAGCGAAGAAAAATCAGTTCTCTAATTGAGAAAGTGAGAATTCATAATGGTCTCATCCTCATTCTTCAGTTTCCATTGCAACGATCATTTATCGGTTGTGTTGTTTCCTAATATACAGACGAGAATCGAAAAGTGGCATGAAGTTCTGGACATTGGGTGTGGTTGGGGAATCTTAGCTATTGAAGTTGTCAAAAGAACAGGATGCAAGTATACTGGCATCACTCTATCAGAGAAGCAACTGAAATATGCTGAAGATAAAGTGAAGGAAGCTGGACTTGAGGTATCCATGTCTGAAAATGGCTCGAGTCTGCAAATAACTCTGTTAATAGTTGTTTACATGTAGTTAACTAGTTTTTAATCGTCAGGGAAACATCAAATTACTTCTCTGTGACTATCGCCAGTTACCCAAGACAAACCAATATGACAGAATCATATCTGtgtaagttatatatatattccctagttaaatttatatttagtaATTACATGATAAATGGTACTAATACTTGTGATTATATTCTTTAGAGAGATGGTAGAACATGTTGGTAAAGAATATATTGAGGAGTTTTACAGATGCTGTGACCAGTTATTGAAAAAAGATGGGCTTTTCGTTCTCCAGGTAATGTTAAAATGGTGAAAACAGAAATGTTGCCATTGTATTAGCTTTAATAGTAACTTCAACATTCCAATTATCGGTTCTTCAGTGCccatatttttagaatattaatGGTTTTTCTCAGTTCATAACATTGCCAGAGGAGCTTTCCAAAGAAGTCCAGCAAACAGCAGGTTTTATAAAGGAATATATCTTCCCTGGTGGAATGCTGCTTTCTTTCAATACGCATTTATCAGCTATGGCAGCTGCATCAGGATTCTGGTAACAATATGCATTGCCTCTTTAGACAAGCacatttatgtttttctttgttCAACAATACAAATCCATTAAGGAGTATTGCGGGCGCAGTGTGGAGCATGTGGAAAATATAGGAAGTAGTTATTATCACACACTAAGATGGTGGCGAAAAAATTTCCTGGAAAATACAAGGTACTCATGCAACTATCACTTTCTTATTGTTCTGATTTTAATTAACCTGAAAATCGTCTATTTATTTGTTACAAAACATGATATGATGGAAcctattttgttttccttgtcaGCAAAGTCCTGGCTTTGGGGTTTGATGACAAGTTCATGCGGACATGggaatattattttgattattgtgCAGCTGGTTTTAAGACGGGAACGCTTTTAGATTACCAGGTAAACTCCATATATGTCTGTTAATGATATGTGAACCTAGGAAATGTTTTGGCTGCACTGTTAGCATCTCTGTGTTGTATAGGGTTAGCGTGGAGGAGGTCGGAGGGCTGAAATCCGTACAGTGCTGGAGGTAAGAGGATCTTGGGAGTGAACTGATCATCTCACCTCTAGCATTATACAGCTCTTCGGCCCCAAGGCAAATCCGCCGCAATCGCCTATCAAGACTCCTTAATCATGACAAAGACTCTAGATAATATGTCAGCAAGTACTGAATATGTTGGGTTTCATTACAAGAGAATATAGTGCATCATGATCAATGGTGGTAAATTTTAATCTTAGGTTATGATGTCTTAGCTTAAGGCTAAGTTAATTGATTCCTGGCGTGTATGATTACAGGTTGTATTTTCACGAGCAGACAATTTCGCTACACTTGGCGATCCGTACAAAGGCTTCCCTTCAGCATATTCCTTCATGGATACTTGACCCAAATAGGCAGGCAAAATGAGCAGCCATGGCACTACCGTTCGTTTATTTATAACCATATATGCTGCAATGCAAGATAACTGAGTTAGTATCTTGAAACCAActttgttaagaaaattattaatgaaataaaatatattaatatagtgGTGTTTTTATCGTTTACtattttactttcatttaattattattaagtaattcttttatttcttctactTTACTTAGactatgataaaatttaattatatatttttatcaagaatttaaatttaaaatcttttaaaaaatagaaaccttttcttttcatcttccTTCTAAtccaaaattgaaatatttaacttagctttctattttctataaaattttaaaacaaaacatgagACTTTgagtaaattttgatttaattgaaaaaatcaatttttttaattttaagttaatcgaatcaagttattcgagtCGACTCAAATAAGTTATTCGAGTCAAAGCGAATAAATGGACAAAAtgaattcaaaagaaatttaaaaattataaaagattaaaaatctaaaaacttaaaaagtaaatatcaattttaaaagaaaaaattataaaattattatatttcaataatatatattttatttttcaaaatattataacattttagatttttttaaaaatttgtagaCCTATGTTTCACATAGAGATGACAAAATTTGAACAATCTAATAGATTTTGAACCAATCCGCTTTGATTGGGGCagacttttttttcttaaaaagtgAATACAAGCAGGGTAGATTTTTATTGGATAGTAGATACAAAACAGTTATGGTAATTGTTTGTCCCGCTCTACCCACCTTTACTTTATATAGTTACTCTTTTGCCTATATAACTATTACAAaggtaaatttataataaaatgtcacagtatgcttaaataattttaagaaactTATGTTTAAATACTTACTTGGCATTAAAAGATTTCAAGTATTAgaaatactaataaaaattaaattaaagtggAGTGGGACGAGGtgggaacattttcaaatatatgtaatCTTCTAATagttataaatgaaaaattatcacTTGATTATTAATCAAGAGTTGTCACTGTTCAAAAGTGATAAGTTATATATCTTGTTATATGTgattattaacaaaaattataattattcaagtaatatttAATGAATAATCGTGTTCATTATTAATAGATGTGACTATCTAAATAGACCCACCAAGGCACAcgaaaaattcagaaataaaagTTTATCTATTCTCCTCCGTGTTATTcaaagattattttataaagaattGCTACATAAGTcctttattttatagtatttgtTATGCTCAACTCAGTACTCGGTGGGTTGTTTCCATCAGTgcaaaatgtaaaaatcattGGCCTTCATTGCATTCTCGAGGTTCATATACGAATAACTCTTTTGCATAACAAGTATAATTGGGGACGCATAAAACCTTAAACAAAGTGGCATAGTTACATGCCTTGAAGCTTTTCGGTTAATTTCTCGtaagtttagtttttatatcCACGCACTAATAGGTGATAGTGATCTTCGGGATTGTACATCtataatgaaacaaaatgaGTTATGGAGCAGAATATGTCAACTATGAAGTAATGATGGATTTAACAAAATATGCCCTCGTTTCATTCCATTCTCTTCCCTTTACTGTTTCAGAACAATTGGACTCGTCGGACCGAAAAGCTTCAAACTATCTGATGAAGTTAGAAGAATCAACTATGTTGCAGCACAGTTGCAAATCCACCTAGAACAACTAAAAGGAACAGACAGGAAAATATGGGCAACAATAGATCAATCACGAAGTTTATGCTAAAGTTAAATAGAATATTGCTATCCATGTTGATGACGATGCTTCGATAACTAtgaataatttatcaaaatttcgtCAAAATGAAGATATTGTggatgttaaaaattaattattgaaattaattaataatattataaaaatataaaaataaaattatgttaaaaattaaaatctaaaaattttaagtataataaataaattaatattaaaatttgatcattattctatgatgttaaaaaaacaatactcatgtatgattttttttaaataatcttaattaattaattacgaaaataattcgaggaaaaaattaaatacgaaAATGATCTGAAATTTACGGTGTTCGTTAGTGCCACCTGATATACCGGCAACACTATCCCCATTGATGACCCAAtgatccattttttttaaaaaaaattggatgcCACCATTGTGTCAGGCGGCATCGGTAATTTTTTTGAGTGCCGCAAGTGTGTCAAGTAGTACCAGtcagtaaattttattttaaaaaatttagtgtCGTTGGAGTATTATGAGACACCAGTgggaattttcaaaaaaaaaaagtgaaacaaaaagaaaactgaaaagaaaccattaaaataaaaaaaaagggagaagcttatgactagaggtgctcatgggccaggccgggttcgggccaggcccagaaaaaatttcggcccgcaTCCTAGGCCCTAGTctggcccgaaatatgggcctgagattttgtCCATGCCCGACCcaggaaaaaattcctaagcccgaggccggcccggcccatttttttaataaaacactaaaaatttattttaaaaataaaaattttaaaaaaagtattttaaaaatattttaaaattaaaaaataaatatatatatttattatattcggacCGGGCCGGGCCCGAGCCATAAAAGcggtgcccgaggcccgacccGCTTTCTATCGTGCCtcttttttttgcccaagcccatatttcgggcctatatttttacccaaaccctcccatatttcggacgggccgagccgggccgcccagcccatgagcacctctacttaTGACCAATGCTTGCTTCATAGGTGACTCTTGTCTTCTTGACTTGTTTTTTCAATCAGTCACGGGTTTCTccctttattttgtttttatattttttctatttcaattatttcttttcagctttttattctttttttttttgaaaatttttaccgTTATCTCACACACCGATAACACCAACGGACACTATAgatttcaaatcattttcatatttaactttttttcttagTTATTTTCGTAACTAATCAATTAAtgagttatttaaaaaaaaaaaaaggtgatgtGTGATGCTAGTGCCTTCcgtttatatatagatatagatttGATCCTGTAAAAATAGAAcatcggtaatgacaatatattgtaaagaaaaagataaataaaaataaagaacacacaaatttttacgtggaaaccctttcgggaaaaaaaccacggacagaagaaaagaaaattcactatgtcaaattcgaatgattatAAGAAGAgtagattatgtctatttataggcttattctaagagattttatttttatttattttaccactgtattttatttaaataagaattcgGTTCACTTAATTCTAGCATGAATGGTATATGATATTGTTGGGATACAGATGTGCACGTGAGAGACATCCATTCGTTCCTCACAGAAACCATTCTTTGATGAGTCGGCTAAAGGATAAAACATGTCCCTAACtctcctcttcttctttatATTTTCGATCTACGTTAAGATAAGCAGTGTCTCACATGCAAATCAAATC
This genomic window from Gossypium raimondii isolate GPD5lz chromosome 10, ASM2569854v1, whole genome shotgun sequence contains:
- the LOC105778180 gene encoding uncharacterized protein LOC105778180 isoform X3, yielding MGVVAVIGGGIRGLVSAYVVAKGGVDVVVYEKEKQLGRHAITVNFDATDLDLRFLFLNPASYATMLEMFESLGVDVETSDVSFSVSHDKGNGYEWSSQYGFSNYFAQKKKLLNPFNWRNLREIIKFGNDVESYLELLENNPDIDRNETFGQFLKSRGYSENFQNNYLAPICGAMWSSSRKDVMSFSAFSVLSFWRTHHLYQLFGQPQWLTIRRHSYFVKRVRDMLESRGCLFKLACQVQSVLPADNGTTVVRGDGFRETYNGCILAVSASKALRLLENPTFEEKRVLGAFQYASSDIYLHRDSNLMPKDRSAWSALNFLNGRENKACLTYWLNALQKVGKTSQPFFLTVNPHNTPNDTLLKWSTSCAIPSVAASKGSLELGQIQGKRGIWFCGYDFHEDELKAGMDAAHGILGKHSSVVYSPKHLSPSFMETMACLFVAKFFQQYVSAGCIIFLEERGRIFTFKGNMEKCPLKSVLKVHNPQFYWRIMKEADLGLADAYINGDFSFVDKDKGLLNLFQILVVNKELNSAASGSNKRRTWLSPALFTASISSAKYFTKHLLRQNTVTQARRNISRHYDLGNELFTLYLGETMQYSSGVFKTGEEHLDVAQRRKISSLIEKTRIEKWHEVLDIGCGWGILAIEVVKRTGCKYTGITLSEKQLKYAEDKVKEAGLEGNIKLLLCDYRQLPKTNQYDRIISVEMVEHVGKEYIEEFYRCCDQLLKKDGLFVLQFITLPEELSKEVQQTAGFIKEYIFPGGMLLSFNTHLSAMAAASGFCVEHVENIGSSYYHTLRWWRKNFLENTSKVLALGFDDKFMRTWEYYFDYCAAGFKTGTLLDYQVVFSRADNFATLGDPYKGFPSAYSFMDT
- the LOC105778180 gene encoding uncharacterized protein LOC105778180 isoform X1, giving the protein MGVVAVIGGGIRGLVSAYVVAKGGVDVVVYEKEKQLGRHAITVNFDATDLDLRFLFLNPASYATMLEMFESLGVDVETSDVSFSVSHDKGNGYEWSSQYGFSNYFAQKKKLLNPFNWRNLREIIKFGNDVESFAISLAGHRTSFGYRLCFSLLLDLCCSYLELLENNPDIDRNETFGQFLKSRGYSENFQNNYLAPICGAMWSSSRKDVMSFSAFSVLSFWRTHHLYQLFGQPQWLTIRRHSYFVKRVRDMLESRGCLFKLACQVQSVLPADNGTTVVRGDGFRETYNGCILAVSASKALRLLENPTFEEKRVLGAFQYASSDIYLHRDSNLMPKDRSAWSALNFLNGRENKACLTYWLNALQKVGKTSQPFFLTVNPHNTPNDTLLKWSTSCAIPSVAASKGSLELGQIQGKRGIWFCGYDFHEDELKAGMDAAHGILGKHSSVVYSPKHLSPSFMETMACLFVAKFFQQYVSAGCIIFLEERGRIFTFKGNMEKCPLKSVLKVHNPQFYWRIMKEADLGLADAYINGDFSFVDKDKGLLNLFQILVVNKELNSAASGSNKRRTWLSPALFTASISSAKYFTKHLLRQNTVTQARRNISRHYDLGNELFTLYLGETMQYSSGVFKTGEEHLDVAQRRKISSLIEKTRIEKWHEVLDIGCGWGILAIEVVKRTGCKYTGITLSEKQLKYAEDKVKEAGLEGNIKLLLCDYRQLPKTNQYDRIISVEMVEHVGKEYIEEFYRCCDQLLKKDGLFVLQFITLPEELSKEVQQTAGFIKEYIFPGGMLLSFNTHLSAMAAASGFCVEHVENIGSSYYHTLRWWRKNFLENTSKVLALGFDDKFMRTWEYYFDYCAAGFKTGTLLDYQVVFSRADNFATLGDPYKGFPSAYSFMDT
- the LOC105778180 gene encoding uncharacterized protein LOC105778180 isoform X2; the protein is MGVVAVIGGGIRGLVSAYVVAKGGVDVVVYEKEKQLGRHAITVNFDATDLDLRFLFLNPASYATMLEMFESLGVDVETSDVSFSVSHDKGNGYEWSSQYGFSNYFAQKKKLLNPFNWRNLREIIKFGNDVESFAISLAGHRTSFGYRLCFSLLLDLCCSYLELLENNPDIDRNETFGQFLKSRGYSENFQNNYLAPICGAMWSSSRKDVMSFSAFSVLSFWRTHHLYQLFGQPQWLTIRRHSYFVKRVRDMLESRGCLFKLACQVQSVLPADNGTTVVRGDGFRETYNGCILAVSASKALRLLENPTFEEKRVLGAFQYASSDIYLHRDSNLMPKDRSAWSALNFLNGRENKACLTYWLNALQKVGKTSQPFFLTVNPHNTPNDTLLKWSTSCAIPSVAASKGSLELGQIQGKRGIWFCYDFHEDELKAGMDAAHGILGKHSSVVYSPKHLSPSFMETMACLFVAKFFQQYVSAGCIIFLEERGRIFTFKGNMEKCPLKSVLKVHNPQFYWRIMKEADLGLADAYINGDFSFVDKDKGLLNLFQILVVNKELNSAASGSNKRRTWLSPALFTASISSAKYFTKHLLRQNTVTQARRNISRHYDLGNELFTLYLGETMQYSSGVFKTGEEHLDVAQRRKISSLIEKTRIEKWHEVLDIGCGWGILAIEVVKRTGCKYTGITLSEKQLKYAEDKVKEAGLEGNIKLLLCDYRQLPKTNQYDRIISVEMVEHVGKEYIEEFYRCCDQLLKKDGLFVLQFITLPEELSKEVQQTAGFIKEYIFPGGMLLSFNTHLSAMAAASGFCVEHVENIGSSYYHTLRWWRKNFLENTSKVLALGFDDKFMRTWEYYFDYCAAGFKTGTLLDYQVVFSRADNFATLGDPYKGFPSAYSFMDT